A single Xylanimonas cellulosilytica DSM 15894 DNA region contains:
- the csb2 gene encoding type I-G CRISPR-associated protein Csb2, whose protein sequence is MIRLTITWWQGVFTGTRGDGQPEWPPSPYRFYAALVSGAHRGTPEQTERERAVLRKLARFQIAALWVPEHHSGTLPARFVPSSSLPAWGARKEPDLKGLLDTTHVLANVDTRSKAEWAEARTTMARPDIHLDVDDGADPLTDAELVHLQDAALRIPYVGRASHAADVVVARVGGDAPSDEHHRWKASPDRALRGWDEHTLDVLDRVHAAVFIDRVPASTPASRARAVDVPQPAGHRRLRVQATARFSRKVDVAEIPYLLQDVRDRAALQAWGGSLTPRVVALPDVGHPRATGRVLGVGFVSDDEAAALRMWGLLGDVLDPTPPQRTVTLFARRWDTPWTSWYSATPFVGHPDMRIAELELRRDLGAWAGNEIAADVTLSRQPLAPGQVTWPDPGTGAVTWWAAITTGEEIPGPLVLGARIDRGYGLFARGDR, encoded by the coding sequence TTGATCCGGCTCACCATCACCTGGTGGCAGGGCGTCTTCACCGGAACCCGAGGCGATGGGCAACCGGAGTGGCCGCCATCCCCATACCGCTTCTACGCGGCTCTCGTCTCCGGGGCGCACCGTGGCACGCCCGAACAGACCGAACGGGAACGTGCCGTGCTGCGCAAGCTCGCCCGGTTCCAGATCGCGGCGCTCTGGGTGCCGGAGCACCACTCCGGCACGCTTCCGGCCCGGTTCGTCCCGTCGTCGTCGTTGCCGGCGTGGGGTGCACGCAAGGAACCCGACCTCAAAGGTCTTCTGGACACGACCCACGTCCTGGCCAACGTCGACACCCGGAGCAAGGCCGAATGGGCTGAGGCGCGCACCACGATGGCCCGCCCCGACATCCACCTCGACGTGGACGACGGCGCCGACCCCTTGACCGACGCCGAGCTCGTACACCTCCAGGATGCCGCGCTCCGCATCCCCTACGTCGGTCGGGCATCGCATGCGGCCGACGTCGTCGTCGCACGCGTGGGGGGAGACGCCCCGTCGGACGAACATCACCGATGGAAGGCCTCGCCGGACCGAGCGCTGCGCGGGTGGGACGAGCACACCCTCGACGTCCTCGACCGCGTGCACGCAGCGGTGTTCATCGACCGCGTCCCCGCATCGACCCCCGCGTCTCGCGCTCGGGCCGTCGACGTCCCCCAGCCGGCGGGCCACCGGCGCCTACGGGTGCAAGCGACCGCACGCTTCTCCCGCAAGGTCGACGTCGCCGAGATCCCCTACCTGCTCCAGGACGTGAGGGACCGTGCCGCGCTTCAGGCCTGGGGCGGCAGCCTCACCCCCCGTGTCGTCGCACTCCCTGACGTCGGCCACCCGCGAGCCACCGGCCGGGTGCTCGGCGTCGGGTTCGTGTCCGACGACGAAGCGGCCGCGCTGCGGATGTGGGGATTGCTCGGTGACGTCCTCGACCCGACACCACCCCAGCGGACCGTGACGTTGTTCGCACGCCGTTGGGACACGCCCTGGACGTCGTGGTACTCCGCCACGCCGTTCGTCGGACACCCCGACATGCGCATCGCCGAACTGGAGCTGCGCCGCGACCTCGGCGCATGGGCAGGGAACGAGATCGCCGCCGACGTGACCCTCTCCCGGCAACCGCTCGCTCCCGGTCAGGTCACGTGGCCCGACCCTGGAACCGGGGCCGTGACCTGGTGGGCGGCGATCACCACCGGCGAGGAGATCCCCGGGCCTCTGGTTCTTGGAGCCCGCATCGACCGCGGGTACGGACTCTTCGCCAGAGGTGACCGATGA
- a CDS encoding type I-U CRISPR-associated protein Cas7 — translation MSVPDVPAILQALTDALADPQVAALVIESELEPVAGQGTVIQPPTYASADRSAGPTYAVYEGFAPERDAQGWFSSSRRGPDGRAHSVPAVVVDAVGSQANRSEEALWQARHTIGGLPGIVVAGTNLSDEAIAAILTAGKLPLDGVAEIRRLLEQASISTWTASHRHVDAWFRYAQEDGADVAAWVRDGELRHLIAGANSTRDATTAFTYFVNALVFGFWLSSGVVERNRQARIYSSEIVGYDARPASAGASKYERLPVSNRLETADTADGFSSTPKASVAKGKQPSTRGFGMIPGSATPKGFVCEAILRRASVSFSALRAIRFGDDGATKTQAAGAVLTSLALLGHHLSSLQTNLRSGCDLVTVETHVGLRRAGVRAPEEVSVPLATDTLTELVRLSLRQAADAGLEFAEPIQTTMSASEVRQVVLSAALGLQAGDES, via the coding sequence ATGTCCGTTCCCGATGTGCCCGCGATCCTCCAAGCGCTCACGGATGCGCTGGCCGATCCGCAGGTCGCCGCCCTCGTCATCGAGAGCGAGCTGGAGCCCGTCGCGGGGCAGGGCACCGTGATCCAGCCGCCCACGTACGCGTCTGCGGACCGATCCGCCGGGCCCACCTATGCCGTGTACGAGGGGTTCGCGCCCGAGCGTGACGCCCAGGGGTGGTTCAGCTCGTCGCGTCGCGGTCCGGACGGGCGTGCGCACTCGGTTCCCGCCGTCGTTGTTGATGCGGTGGGGTCCCAGGCCAACCGGTCCGAGGAGGCGCTCTGGCAGGCGCGGCACACGATCGGCGGGCTGCCAGGCATCGTCGTCGCCGGGACGAACCTCAGCGACGAGGCCATCGCCGCGATCCTGACCGCCGGCAAGCTCCCACTCGACGGCGTCGCGGAGATCCGCCGACTCCTCGAGCAAGCCAGCATCTCCACGTGGACCGCGTCGCACCGCCATGTGGACGCCTGGTTCCGGTACGCGCAGGAGGACGGCGCCGACGTCGCCGCGTGGGTGCGCGACGGCGAGCTCCGCCACCTCATCGCGGGCGCCAACTCGACGCGGGATGCGACGACGGCATTCACATATTTCGTCAACGCCCTCGTCTTCGGGTTCTGGCTGTCCTCCGGCGTCGTCGAACGCAATCGCCAAGCCCGCATCTACTCGTCGGAGATCGTCGGCTACGACGCCCGACCGGCGTCGGCAGGCGCGAGCAAGTACGAACGGCTCCCTGTCTCCAACCGGCTCGAGACGGCGGACACCGCAGACGGGTTCTCGTCGACGCCAAAGGCGTCCGTCGCGAAGGGCAAGCAACCGTCGACTCGTGGTTTCGGCATGATTCCCGGGTCTGCGACCCCCAAGGGGTTCGTGTGCGAGGCGATCCTGCGTCGCGCTTCGGTGTCCTTCTCGGCCCTGCGCGCTATTCGCTTCGGCGACGACGGCGCGACGAAGACGCAGGCCGCGGGCGCGGTGCTGACGAGCCTCGCGCTCCTGGGGCATCACCTGTCCTCCCTCCAGACGAACCTGCGCTCCGGGTGTGACCTGGTCACCGTCGAGACCCACGTCGGTCTGCGCCGAGCCGGTGTCCGAGCACCTGAGGAGGTCAGCGTCCCGCTGGCCACCGACACGCTCACCGAGCTCGTCCGGCTGAGCCTGCGCCAGGCCGCGGACGCAGGCCTGGAGTTCGCCGAGCCGATCCAGACGACGATGTCGGCATCGGAGGTCAGGCAGGTTGTCCTCTCCGCCGCACTGGGACTCCAAGCGGGCGACGAGTCTTGA
- a CDS encoding type IV toxin-antitoxin system AbiEi family antitoxin domain-containing protein, which produces MTVLTLDSARAAGLRKEEVYRMVEAGELERIGRGVYIRPGQVDPFLASLAGATAVKPMATMCLTSALVHHGLSDEIPFDTDVALPRGTRFPAGFEHVRWHSFDPSTFTAGRRRLAHDLELWVYSAERTIVDAYRLAHREGVDQAHEALRRWVRTPGNSPASLLRTAALFPRSVTTIRETLQVLL; this is translated from the coding sequence ATGACCGTCCTGACGCTCGACTCAGCCCGTGCTGCCGGCCTGCGCAAAGAAGAGGTGTACCGGATGGTCGAGGCCGGGGAGCTCGAGCGGATCGGGCGCGGTGTGTACATCAGGCCGGGGCAGGTGGACCCCTTCCTCGCGTCACTGGCCGGCGCCACTGCTGTGAAGCCGATGGCGACGATGTGCCTGACGAGCGCCCTCGTCCACCACGGGTTGAGCGACGAGATCCCGTTCGACACGGACGTCGCGCTCCCGCGAGGAACCCGGTTCCCGGCCGGGTTCGAGCATGTCCGCTGGCACAGCTTCGATCCGTCGACGTTCACGGCCGGACGTCGCCGCCTGGCACATGACCTCGAGCTGTGGGTCTACTCAGCCGAGCGGACGATCGTGGATGCGTACCGACTGGCACACCGCGAAGGTGTGGACCAAGCCCACGAGGCACTACGTCGCTGGGTGCGGACTCCCGGGAACTCGCCCGCATCGCTCCTGCGAACCGCGGCGCTGTTCCCCCGAAGCGTGACCACGATCCGCGAGACCCTGCAGGTGCTCCTGTGA
- a CDS encoding nucleotidyl transferase AbiEii/AbiGii toxin family protein codes for MSPNPTRDTPAGRAYNDLRNLAKSHRRDPAEYLALYALECFLARLAASDLSGDFVLKGGVLLAAFAARHPTRDIDLAAMGFPNDIAEVERRVRTIIAVDAQDGLHFAADSISSDVIRDEADYTGVRVHLVATLAKARIPVHVDVNFGDPIWPAPQETALPRILGGEVWLLGYPAHMVLAEKIVTAIDRGVANTRWRDFVDIATISRTQTFAGHELAAAIRTVARHRQVEIRLLAEELAGMGDIAQSRWSAWRRKQRLVDGTPEAFQVLLDDVIAFADPVLNAADEEL; via the coding sequence GTGAGCCCCAACCCGACGCGCGACACCCCCGCGGGCCGGGCGTACAACGACCTCCGCAACCTCGCCAAGTCGCACAGACGCGACCCGGCGGAGTATCTCGCGCTGTACGCGCTCGAATGCTTCCTCGCGCGTCTTGCGGCATCCGACCTCAGCGGCGACTTCGTGCTCAAGGGCGGGGTACTGCTCGCCGCGTTCGCCGCACGGCACCCGACGCGTGACATCGATCTGGCAGCCATGGGCTTCCCCAATGACATCGCGGAGGTCGAGCGCCGAGTCCGCACGATCATTGCCGTCGATGCCCAAGACGGTCTCCACTTCGCTGCCGACTCGATCAGCAGCGACGTCATCCGCGACGAGGCCGACTACACCGGCGTGCGCGTCCACCTGGTCGCAACGTTGGCGAAAGCGCGGATCCCCGTCCACGTCGATGTGAACTTCGGCGACCCGATCTGGCCGGCACCACAGGAGACAGCTCTGCCCAGGATCCTTGGAGGCGAGGTCTGGTTGCTGGGCTATCCGGCCCACATGGTCCTCGCGGAGAAGATCGTGACCGCCATCGACCGAGGAGTCGCGAACACACGGTGGCGCGACTTCGTCGACATCGCCACGATCAGCCGAACCCAGACCTTCGCCGGGCACGAGCTCGCAGCCGCGATCCGCACGGTTGCCCGGCATCGGCAGGTTGAGATCCGGCTCCTCGCCGAGGAACTCGCCGGTATGGGCGATATCGCTCAGTCCCGGTGGAGTGCATGGCGGCGAAAGCAGCGCCTCGTCGATGGCACTCCCGAGGCGTTTCAAGTGTTGCTCGACGACGTCATCGCATTCGCCGACCCTGTGCTGAACGCGGCCGACGAGGAACTGTAG
- a CDS encoding helix-turn-helix domain-containing protein, with protein MSAASLLTRMRTRRGLSMNAVAALAGVPASTISRIEAGKIEPTVAMLDRIATAIGFRLDAEVTESGTDAPFVAPLRRLAEGSPDARGAVLATFPIVAALAPVTRRAGVRRVELTVALPEALAALRSEDAGPVVSSLEAFASDVGVVRSFTPVVYVTDPKVVRSLRDVSRGSSTVMLLMPTTDNVRAFTREVDGVAMVSPEWGLLDALASPGRQADVARTVLEASLVRPETAVA; from the coding sequence GTGAGCGCGGCGAGCCTGCTGACCCGGATGCGCACCCGGCGCGGGCTGTCGATGAACGCGGTGGCTGCGCTGGCCGGTGTGCCTGCGTCGACGATCTCGCGCATCGAGGCGGGCAAGATCGAGCCCACGGTTGCGATGCTGGACCGGATTGCGACCGCGATCGGGTTCCGGCTCGACGCTGAGGTGACTGAGTCCGGCACCGACGCACCGTTCGTCGCCCCGCTGCGCCGCCTGGCCGAGGGCTCGCCGGATGCGCGGGGCGCGGTTCTGGCCACGTTTCCCATCGTCGCTGCGCTGGCCCCGGTCACGCGTCGGGCGGGGGTCCGGCGCGTCGAGCTCACCGTTGCCCTCCCCGAGGCACTGGCCGCCCTCAGGTCCGAGGACGCCGGCCCGGTGGTGTCTTCTCTCGAGGCATTCGCCTCGGACGTCGGGGTCGTTCGTTCGTTCACGCCGGTCGTCTACGTCACCGACCCGAAGGTCGTCCGTTCCCTTCGGGACGTATCGCGGGGGTCGTCGACCGTGATGTTGCTGATGCCGACGACGGACAACGTGCGTGCCTTCACCCGAGAGGTCGACGGTGTCGCGATGGTCAGCCCGGAGTGGGGCCTGCTCGACGCCCTCGCGTCGCCGGGGCGCCAGGCCGACGTGGCCCGCACCGTCTTGGAGGCGTCGCTTGTCCGACCTGAGACGGCCGTGGCATGA
- a CDS encoding ATP-binding protein produces MASHSADAGLRVKPGAVVRTGLTYNVSNTGCQLPSGGVMARFVGRERELRDLARVLDRVRHPTSDRPGAAVALRGRRRVGKSRLVTEFVANAQVPAFYFVADGARPDVERARFVRAIAASGLPLADSLPETASTSSWHDALNLLALVVPRDRPSVVVLDEVSYLSVNDTGFEGALQAVWDTRLSLLPVMLILIGSNQSEMERLTSHGRPFYGRSTDREIQPLHPRAVAELTGLAPADALDACLVTGGLPALVTSWRPGQSVQDFLADGLSSSLSELVASGERVLTSEFPAEVMAKDVLRAIGSDARTFTAIGQAARVEQPVTLSRSLDLLVERRIVAVDEPLSTKASRLKQYRIADPSMRFWLAFCTDAADLIDAGRGDVVVARVERGWSSWRGRAIEPVIRRLLAESAMGGDGPLPPAAVVGSWWDRTRTNEVDIVGADRSAPASAVTFVGSIKWRDNTPFGRRDEAALARHRDAVPGAGEATPMIAVSRCGGAADETLVLEPGDLL; encoded by the coding sequence ATGGCGAGCCATTCAGCGGATGCGGGCCTCCGGGTAAAGCCTGGCGCGGTCGTCAGGACAGGACTAACATACAATGTTAGTAACACTGGATGTCAGTTACCTTCAGGGGGAGTCATGGCAAGGTTCGTCGGCCGTGAGCGGGAGCTACGTGACCTGGCGCGCGTCCTCGATCGGGTCCGCCACCCGACGAGCGACCGCCCCGGAGCGGCCGTGGCGCTTCGGGGGCGGCGCCGCGTCGGCAAGTCCCGCCTGGTCACGGAGTTCGTGGCGAACGCCCAGGTGCCGGCGTTCTACTTCGTTGCCGACGGCGCCCGTCCCGACGTCGAACGCGCTCGATTCGTCAGGGCGATCGCGGCCTCGGGGCTGCCACTGGCCGATTCGCTCCCCGAGACGGCGTCGACGTCGTCGTGGCACGACGCGCTGAACCTGCTGGCGCTGGTGGTGCCGCGCGACCGGCCGAGCGTCGTCGTGCTCGACGAGGTCTCCTACCTGTCGGTGAACGACACCGGCTTCGAGGGAGCGCTACAAGCGGTGTGGGACACCCGGCTCTCGCTGTTGCCGGTGATGCTGATCCTCATCGGCTCGAACCAGTCGGAGATGGAGAGGCTCACGAGTCACGGGCGACCGTTCTACGGGCGCAGTACCGACCGCGAGATCCAGCCACTGCACCCGCGCGCCGTCGCGGAGCTCACCGGTCTCGCTCCGGCGGACGCTCTGGACGCCTGCCTCGTGACGGGCGGGCTTCCCGCGCTGGTCACATCATGGCGTCCCGGTCAGAGCGTTCAGGACTTCCTCGCGGACGGGCTGTCCTCGTCGCTCAGCGAGCTGGTTGCGTCGGGCGAGCGTGTGCTGACGTCGGAGTTTCCAGCCGAGGTGATGGCCAAGGACGTGCTGCGCGCGATCGGCTCCGACGCGCGCACCTTCACTGCCATCGGGCAGGCGGCGCGCGTCGAGCAACCGGTGACCCTGTCTCGCTCGCTCGACCTGCTCGTCGAGCGTCGTATCGTCGCCGTCGACGAGCCGTTGTCGACCAAGGCGTCCCGGCTGAAGCAGTACCGCATCGCGGACCCGTCCATGCGGTTCTGGCTGGCGTTCTGCACTGACGCGGCCGACCTCATCGACGCCGGCCGCGGCGACGTCGTGGTCGCGCGGGTGGAGCGTGGCTGGAGCTCGTGGCGCGGTCGTGCGATCGAGCCGGTCATCCGCCGGCTGCTGGCCGAGTCTGCGATGGGCGGCGACGGACCGCTCCCGCCCGCGGCCGTGGTCGGAAGCTGGTGGGACCGCACCAGGACCAACGAGGTCGACATCGTCGGAGCCGACCGGTCCGCGCCGGCGAGTGCAGTCACGTTCGTCGGCTCGATCAAGTGGCGCGACAACACCCCGTTCGGCCGCCGTGACGAAGCCGCCCTCGCCCGCCACCGGGATGCCGTGCCGGGGGCCGGTGAGGCGACACCGATGATCGCCGTCTCCCGGTGCGGAGGAGCTGCGGACGAGACGCTGGTGCTCGAGCCGGGCGACCTGTTGTGA
- a CDS encoding type IV toxin-antitoxin system AbiEi family antitoxin, with amino-acid sequence MAQTRTLGPALGQVVEELELDQPVVVTIADVADIAARRGIKTPASELARRLRLSGWLLPTGQRGVYEFAPGAHAGPHGHGDPLVTLRAFLASRGHAARDDVAGCLSTAIWLHGLSDRAPNRHEVAVPPRAHVPAGLAREFRVVRFASAVRPADHDGVPVHGPATILVHLAARPTDVRSWGSVEEALPDLVDRADRDDLAAELSAADAATRTRLGHLLGEIDTEELDLASLGVHKARHTVWLGPRTKGGHYDARWNVLDTRHIDPTAARKG; translated from the coding sequence GTGGCCCAGACACGAACGCTCGGCCCTGCGCTCGGTCAGGTGGTCGAGGAACTTGAGCTCGACCAGCCCGTGGTCGTCACGATCGCCGATGTCGCCGACATCGCAGCACGGCGCGGGATCAAGACACCTGCCAGCGAGCTCGCACGGCGCCTGCGGCTCTCAGGCTGGCTTCTTCCCACCGGGCAGCGTGGCGTGTACGAGTTCGCGCCGGGCGCTCACGCGGGCCCCCACGGGCACGGCGATCCACTGGTGACACTGCGCGCGTTCCTCGCCTCCCGCGGCCACGCCGCGCGTGACGACGTGGCGGGGTGCCTGTCGACTGCCATCTGGCTCCACGGCCTGTCCGACCGTGCGCCGAACAGGCACGAAGTTGCTGTGCCCCCACGGGCGCACGTCCCGGCAGGGCTCGCCCGCGAGTTCCGCGTCGTGCGCTTTGCTTCTGCGGTACGCCCCGCCGATCACGACGGCGTACCTGTGCACGGCCCGGCCACCATCCTGGTCCACCTCGCCGCGCGACCGACCGACGTGCGCAGCTGGGGCAGCGTCGAAGAGGCCCTGCCAGACCTCGTCGACCGGGCCGACCGTGACGACCTGGCAGCCGAGCTCAGCGCCGCCGACGCCGCAACCCGCACACGTCTGGGACATCTGCTCGGTGAAATCGACACCGAGGAGCTCGACCTCGCCTCGCTGGGCGTACACAAGGCGCGGCACACGGTCTGGCTCGGCCCGCGAACCAAGGGCGGACACTACGACGCCCGATGGAACGTCCTCGACACCAGGCACATCGACCCGACCGCTGCGAGGAAAGGCTGA
- a CDS encoding helix-turn-helix transcriptional regulator — protein sequence MADVGALLREAREDAGLTQVELARRARVSREWLIKVESGRTSAELPRILAVLAELDLTLDISRREP from the coding sequence ATGGCGGACGTCGGCGCGCTGCTGCGCGAGGCACGCGAAGACGCGGGCCTGACCCAGGTCGAGCTGGCACGCCGCGCCCGCGTCTCACGCGAGTGGCTGATCAAGGTCGAGTCCGGCCGCACCAGCGCAGAGCTGCCACGCATCCTGGCCGTCCTGGCCGAGCTCGACCTCACCCTCGACATCAGCAGGCGGGAGCCGTAA
- a CDS encoding nucleotidyltransferase domain-containing protein, with translation MDLAAPLQSLIPTLDGAALTVLAGTESALGQSQIHRLAPRGTRSGLALALDRLVEHGIVVAEPTNYGYLYRLNRDHVLAPAVLAVAAAREEFLHRLADACRGLTPAVHSAALFGSVARRESGVASDVDLLLVVPDVLDTGDEAWQEQVRGLEERVLAWSGNRLELITVTRDHLADLVESGEPIVRSWQDDALTLTGTDPRDLLVGSSRRRRAKQADDSSKEAR, from the coding sequence ATGGATCTGGCCGCTCCGCTGCAGTCGCTCATCCCGACGCTGGATGGCGCGGCCTTGACCGTGCTGGCCGGTACGGAGAGCGCCCTGGGCCAGTCGCAGATCCATCGGCTGGCACCGCGTGGGACTCGTTCGGGTCTGGCTCTGGCGCTCGATCGTCTTGTCGAGCACGGGATCGTCGTCGCGGAACCGACGAACTACGGCTACCTGTACCGGCTCAACCGGGACCATGTGCTCGCGCCTGCCGTTCTCGCGGTGGCGGCGGCCCGCGAGGAGTTCTTGCATCGCCTCGCGGATGCGTGCAGGGGCCTGACGCCGGCGGTGCACAGCGCGGCGTTGTTCGGCTCGGTCGCCCGCCGAGAATCGGGGGTGGCGAGCGACGTCGATCTGCTCCTGGTCGTGCCGGACGTGCTCGACACGGGCGACGAGGCCTGGCAGGAGCAGGTCCGCGGTCTGGAGGAGCGTGTGCTGGCCTGGTCGGGGAACCGGCTCGAGCTCATCACGGTGACCCGCGACCATCTCGCAGATCTCGTCGAGTCGGGCGAGCCGATCGTCCGTTCGTGGCAGGACGACGCGCTCACGCTGACGGGCACCGATCCACGCGACCTGCTCGTCGGTAGCTCGCGACGTCGTCGGGCGAAGCAGGCAGACGACTCATCGAAGGAGGCGCGATGA